The window CGTCCATATGCATGATCATCACTCCCCGATCTACGACTCTCAAATCGCGGCCTTTTACTTCTTCCGCCAACCTGACCGCGGCCTCGACCTTGCGCAGCGAGTGGAGCGGCTCGTGAACTTTCATGCGTTCCTGAGCCGTGAGTACGCACGGATTCTCGCGAACGGGCTGCTGAGAAAGTCGATGGCCGCCTTTCGGGCTAGGTTCAAGCCCGTCCATTTCACAGACGAAAAAGTGATCGATTCCCTCATCTGGGCAACCGTATCCCGACTCCGCGACGGAGGTCTCCGAGATGGCTCCGTCATCTATCGGTAGCGTTAGCGGGTCGGCTCTGCCCAACTTGACTCTCCATGAACACGGAATGATCTATGATGGTTGATCCACGTCGGGTCGCTCGGCACGCTACTCGGGGAAGCGGACTGATCTCGAACTGGGTGACTCACACCGACGAATACCCGTCACCAACCGAATCAACCATCGGCGTTGATCGGCGTGCATCGGCGGTTGCAATGTCCGCGATCACTTCCCTTTGAACTGCGGTGTGCGGCGTTCCATGAAAGCGGTCATGCCTTCGCGGGTGTCCTCCGACTACGTGACCAGCGATTGCACCAGCGCTTCCTCCTCGAGCGCGGTTTCGAGGGACGATTCGAGCGAGCGATTGAGCAACCGCTTCGACATGCCGATGGCGAAGGTCGGGCCTTGGGCAGGCCGCTCAAGTCAAACGTTGGCGGCATTAGCGGCTACCGTGCTACGCTCAACAGCGAAGTGGAGAACAAGATGGCGCACTCACTAGCTGAGATCGAGGACGACGCGCTCCGATTGCCGCCCGAGGACCGCGCACGGCTCGCAGTGCAGCTATTGGCCAGCCTGGAAGGGGATGTGGAGTCGCCAGAGGAGATCGAGAAGCTCTGGCTTGCCGAGGCGGAGCGGCGCTTTCGGGAGCTGCGCGACGGAGTGGTCGAGGGGATACCGGCTGGCGAAGTCTTCGCGCAACTCCGCGCCAAGCTGCGGCCGTGAAGGAGGCCGTCTTCCACCCGGAGGCGCGGGCGGAAGCCAACGAGTCGGTGGATTTCTATGAGGCCCGTCTCGATGGACTCGGTCTTCGCTTCCTCGCGGCGGTCGAGCACACTACCGAGCGCATCTCTTCAGCTCCCGAGTCGGGCGCGCCGCTTGCCGGTGGTTTTCGCAAGCGGATCGTTCCTGGGTTTCCGTACAGCATCATCTATCGGATCTGGCAGGATTACGTGTATCTCGTTGCGGTCGCCCACCAACACCGCCGTCCCGACTACTGGCGGCAGCGCACGGACCGCCGCTAACCCGCACGGGGTGCCGGCCGGCACGTGCATCGGCGGTCTCAATGTCCGGGCTCACTTCCCTTTGAACTGCGGCGTGCGGCGTTCCATGAAAGCGGTCATGCCTTCGCGGGTGTCTTCCGACTGCGTGACTAGCGATTGCACCAGCGCTTCCTCTTCGAGTGCGGTTTCGAGTGACGATTCGAGCGAGCGATTGAGCAAGCGCTTCGACATACCGATCGCGAACGTCGGGCCTTGGGCGAGCTTCTCCGCCCACTCGCGCGCGGCCGCCGCGAGTTGATCGCCCGGGACGACTTTGTTGACAAGGCCGAGACCCAGCGCGGCGTCGGCACTGAGGTCCTCGCCGAAGAACACCAGCTCCTTCGCCTTCGACAGGCCGATCAGCCGCGGCAGCAGAAATGCGCCCGCGGCGTCGATGGC is drawn from Deltaproteobacteria bacterium and contains these coding sequences:
- a CDS encoding addiction module protein: MAHSLAEIEDDALRLPPEDRARLAVQLLASLEGDVESPEEIEKLWLAEAERRFRELRDGVVEGIPAGEVFAQLRAKLRP
- a CDS encoding type II toxin-antitoxin system RelE/ParE family toxin, translating into MKEAVFHPEARAEANESVDFYEARLDGLGLRFLAAVEHTTERISSAPESGAPLAGGFRKRIVPGFPYSIIYRIWQDYVYLVAVAHQHRRPDYWRQRTDRR